One segment of Carya illinoinensis cultivar Pawnee chromosome 1, C.illinoinensisPawnee_v1, whole genome shotgun sequence DNA contains the following:
- the LOC122308128 gene encoding disease resistance protein At4g27190-like isoform X2, which produces MEVVASIVSVAVVKTGEALCSTIKNIAKSPQQLHVLEMEKKSLTALRDETAIEIERATQEGMAIKDRATGWLKDVDELLRKMNDQIQEAKSSRCFLSCSTKRCRISRDVAEQLKEVKRLLEVGSSIASSVAHSYPEVKAVEHIPGPSIQDQTASVSEDLAKIMTLLSDDKKGIIGIWGMGGVGKTNLVRNLNNKLQKNSNLRFSCVLWVTVSKNLDIKMVQTRIASRLGLKLEESSGPDGMAIQLHRRLEKERFLLILDDVWEKIDLDKLGVPRPENHSGSKIILTSRSLDVCRYIQTDFNVPMSVLGDKDAWQLFSQYATDVVNLEHITPLAEAICKECEGLPLAIITMGAAMRGKTNPEVWKHALNQLHRSVPYAAGVEEKLYKRLKWSYDSLEGKDLKTCFLYCSLFPEDFSINIDELVWYWLAEGLIDEREDYEVFYSRGISLIENLKDACLLEDGSDKGTVKMHDVVRDVSIWIASTCSEDGSKSLIRTEKGLKEISATELSNSLKRVSFIDNDLEKLPDDSVIRCSEASTFLLQNNPRLELIPEIFLERFKALRVLNFSRTSIKSLPDSLLQLDDLRALLLSNCEDLEGLPPLERLSRLQVFDLSWTGIRELPKGLEQLSNLRHLNLAGTSKLEVVKAGVIPKLSRLEVLDLSNSCYIWKVKGAFQEEEACFEELQCLERLQVLSIRLKWNPCYTLQDTITFWINGLKAFEINVGPSGYSLSAIL; this is translated from the exons ATGGAAGTCGTGGCTTCGATTGTCAGTGTAGCAGTCGTAAAAACTGGTGAGGCTCTCTGTTCTACTatcaagaacattgccaaaagCCCACAACAGCTTCATGTTTTGGAAATGGAGAAGAAATCCCTTACGGCTCTTAGAGATGAGACAGCAATAGAAATCGAAAGAGCTACGCAGGAAGGAATGGCAATAAAAGATAGAGCCACTGGATGGCTTAAGGATGTTGACGAGCTGCTTCGTAAGATGAATGATCAGATTCAAGAAGCAAAGAGTTCCCGATGTTTCTTAAGTTGCAGTACTAAGCGGTGTAGAATAAGCAGGGATGTGGCAGAACAGCTCAAAGAGGTAAAAAGGCTTCTAGAAGTGGGAAGTTCCATTGCTAGTTCCGTGGCTCATAGTTATCCAGAGGTCAAAGCAGTGGAGCATATTCCTGGACCTTCAATTCAAGATCAAACAGCGTCAGTATCAGAAGATTTAGCCAAAATTATGACTCTATTGTCTGACGATAAAAAGGGGATAATTGGTATATGGGGGATGGGAGGAGTCGGCAAAACTAATCTGGTGAGAAATTTGAACAATAAGctccaaaaaaattcaaatctgcGTTTTAGCTGTGTACTATGGGTTACAGTGTCCAAAAATTTGGACATAAAAATGGTCCAGACGAGAATAGCTTCCAGACTGGGTTTGAAACTGGAAGAAAGTTCGGGACCGGATGGAATGGCTATTCAACTTCATCGGAGACTAGAGAAGGAAAGGTTTCTTCTCATTCTCGATGATGTTTGGGAAAAAATTGATTTGGACAAATTGGGTGTCCCACGGCCTGAAAATCATAGCGGTAGTAAGATCATATTGACATCTAGATCTTTGGATGTATGTAGGTACATCCAGACAGATTTTAACGTTCCGATGAGCGTTTTGGGGGATAAAGACGCTTGGCAATTATTTAGTCAATATGCGACGGATGTGGTTAATTTAGAACATATCACACCACTTGCAGAGGCAATTTGTAAAGAGTGTGAGGGATTGCCTTTGGCCATCATCACCATGGGAGCTGCAATGAGAGGAAAGACGAATCCTGAGGTATGGAAGCATGCTTTGAATCAATTGCACAGATCGGTGCCTTATGCGGCAGGCGTTGAGGAGAAGCTCTATAAGCGTTTGAAATGGAGTTACGACTCATTAGAAGGTAAAGACTTGAAAACTTGTTTTCTTTACTGCTCTTTGTTTCCAGAGGACTTCTCAATTAATATAGATGAACTAGTATGGTACTGGCTGGCGGAAGGTTTGATAGATGAACGAGAAGACTATGAGGTTTTCTACAGTAGAGGAATTAGTTTGATTGAAAATCTGAAGGACGCCTGTTTGTTGGAAGATGGTTCCGATAAGGGCACCGTGAAGATGCATGACGTTGTTCGTGATGTTAGCATATGGATTGCATCAACCTGCAGCGAGGATGGAAGTAAATCCCTCATTCGTACAGAGAAAGGGTTGAAAGAGATTTCAGCCACTGAGCTATCAAATTCTCTCAAAAGAGTTTCTTTTATAGATAACGATTTAGAAAAACTACCTGATGATTCTGTGATTCGATGTTCAGAGGCATCAACTTTTTTACTACAGAATAATCCTCGCCTTGAATTAATTCCTGAAATATTTTTGGAACGATTTAAAGCACTGAGAGTCTTGAATTTCAGTCGGACCAGCATCAAGTCATTGCCCGATTCTCTTCTTCAACTGGATGACCTCCGTGCTCTTCTTTTGAGTAATTGCGAGGATCTCGAAGGATTACCCCCACTAGAAAGGCTCAGTAGACTTCAAGTGTTTGATCTCTCCTGGACTGGTATCAGAGAATTACCAAAAGGGTTAGAGCAACTCAGCAACTTAAGGCATCTAAACTTAGCCGGGACTTCCAAACTGGAAGTGGTTAAAGCTGGAGTCATACCCAAGTTGTCCAGATTAGAAGTTCTGGACCTGTCAAACAGTTGCTACATTTGGAAAGTGAAGGGAGCGTTTCAAGAGGAGGAAGCATGTTTTGAAGAGCTACAATGCCTGGAGCGGTTACAAGTTTTATCCATCAGATTGAAATGGAACCCGTGTTACACTCTCCAAGATACAATTACTTTCTGGATAAATGGATTAAAAGCATTCGAAATTAACGTCGGACCATCGGGATATTCTCTTTCAG CGATACTTTGA
- the LOC122308128 gene encoding disease resistance protein At4g27190-like isoform X1 has protein sequence MEVVASIVSVAVVKTGEALCSTIKNIAKSPQQLHVLEMEKKSLTALRDETAIEIERATQEGMAIKDRATGWLKDVDELLRKMNDQIQEAKSSRCFLSCSTKRCRISRDVAEQLKEVKRLLEVGSSIASSVAHSYPEVKAVEHIPGPSIQDQTASVSEDLAKIMTLLSDDKKGIIGIWGMGGVGKTNLVRNLNNKLQKNSNLRFSCVLWVTVSKNLDIKMVQTRIASRLGLKLEESSGPDGMAIQLHRRLEKERFLLILDDVWEKIDLDKLGVPRPENHSGSKIILTSRSLDVCRYIQTDFNVPMSVLGDKDAWQLFSQYATDVVNLEHITPLAEAICKECEGLPLAIITMGAAMRGKTNPEVWKHALNQLHRSVPYAAGVEEKLYKRLKWSYDSLEGKDLKTCFLYCSLFPEDFSINIDELVWYWLAEGLIDEREDYEVFYSRGISLIENLKDACLLEDGSDKGTVKMHDVVRDVSIWIASTCSEDGSKSLIRTEKGLKEISATELSNSLKRVSFIDNDLEKLPDDSVIRCSEASTFLLQNNPRLELIPEIFLERFKALRVLNFSRTSIKSLPDSLLQLDDLRALLLSNCEDLEGLPPLERLSRLQVFDLSWTGIRELPKGLEQLSNLRHLNLAGTSKLEVVKAGVIPKLSRLEVLDLSNSCYIWKVKGAFQEEEACFEELQCLERLQVLSIRLKWNPCYTLQDTITFWINGLKAFEINVGPSGYSLSGRDLCLLSDAQRCIMTMEGIDLSGGQIGWLLSNASYLRLLSCGGLNDMLQDMVINSVCRSFTYLKKLKIKYSYCSFQTRGPAARYDLLPNLEQLSLSGIKGVESISELANLLGLRFQRLRTLNVFACWQMKYLLSLGNSIRTMPNLEVIEVQHCPNLEELFNYLPLQINMAGLDPITPKLQKLYLRKLPKLRNLCRDEKTWPGNKVKVEVIDCDLLSTDQQ, from the exons ATGGAAGTCGTGGCTTCGATTGTCAGTGTAGCAGTCGTAAAAACTGGTGAGGCTCTCTGTTCTACTatcaagaacattgccaaaagCCCACAACAGCTTCATGTTTTGGAAATGGAGAAGAAATCCCTTACGGCTCTTAGAGATGAGACAGCAATAGAAATCGAAAGAGCTACGCAGGAAGGAATGGCAATAAAAGATAGAGCCACTGGATGGCTTAAGGATGTTGACGAGCTGCTTCGTAAGATGAATGATCAGATTCAAGAAGCAAAGAGTTCCCGATGTTTCTTAAGTTGCAGTACTAAGCGGTGTAGAATAAGCAGGGATGTGGCAGAACAGCTCAAAGAGGTAAAAAGGCTTCTAGAAGTGGGAAGTTCCATTGCTAGTTCCGTGGCTCATAGTTATCCAGAGGTCAAAGCAGTGGAGCATATTCCTGGACCTTCAATTCAAGATCAAACAGCGTCAGTATCAGAAGATTTAGCCAAAATTATGACTCTATTGTCTGACGATAAAAAGGGGATAATTGGTATATGGGGGATGGGAGGAGTCGGCAAAACTAATCTGGTGAGAAATTTGAACAATAAGctccaaaaaaattcaaatctgcGTTTTAGCTGTGTACTATGGGTTACAGTGTCCAAAAATTTGGACATAAAAATGGTCCAGACGAGAATAGCTTCCAGACTGGGTTTGAAACTGGAAGAAAGTTCGGGACCGGATGGAATGGCTATTCAACTTCATCGGAGACTAGAGAAGGAAAGGTTTCTTCTCATTCTCGATGATGTTTGGGAAAAAATTGATTTGGACAAATTGGGTGTCCCACGGCCTGAAAATCATAGCGGTAGTAAGATCATATTGACATCTAGATCTTTGGATGTATGTAGGTACATCCAGACAGATTTTAACGTTCCGATGAGCGTTTTGGGGGATAAAGACGCTTGGCAATTATTTAGTCAATATGCGACGGATGTGGTTAATTTAGAACATATCACACCACTTGCAGAGGCAATTTGTAAAGAGTGTGAGGGATTGCCTTTGGCCATCATCACCATGGGAGCTGCAATGAGAGGAAAGACGAATCCTGAGGTATGGAAGCATGCTTTGAATCAATTGCACAGATCGGTGCCTTATGCGGCAGGCGTTGAGGAGAAGCTCTATAAGCGTTTGAAATGGAGTTACGACTCATTAGAAGGTAAAGACTTGAAAACTTGTTTTCTTTACTGCTCTTTGTTTCCAGAGGACTTCTCAATTAATATAGATGAACTAGTATGGTACTGGCTGGCGGAAGGTTTGATAGATGAACGAGAAGACTATGAGGTTTTCTACAGTAGAGGAATTAGTTTGATTGAAAATCTGAAGGACGCCTGTTTGTTGGAAGATGGTTCCGATAAGGGCACCGTGAAGATGCATGACGTTGTTCGTGATGTTAGCATATGGATTGCATCAACCTGCAGCGAGGATGGAAGTAAATCCCTCATTCGTACAGAGAAAGGGTTGAAAGAGATTTCAGCCACTGAGCTATCAAATTCTCTCAAAAGAGTTTCTTTTATAGATAACGATTTAGAAAAACTACCTGATGATTCTGTGATTCGATGTTCAGAGGCATCAACTTTTTTACTACAGAATAATCCTCGCCTTGAATTAATTCCTGAAATATTTTTGGAACGATTTAAAGCACTGAGAGTCTTGAATTTCAGTCGGACCAGCATCAAGTCATTGCCCGATTCTCTTCTTCAACTGGATGACCTCCGTGCTCTTCTTTTGAGTAATTGCGAGGATCTCGAAGGATTACCCCCACTAGAAAGGCTCAGTAGACTTCAAGTGTTTGATCTCTCCTGGACTGGTATCAGAGAATTACCAAAAGGGTTAGAGCAACTCAGCAACTTAAGGCATCTAAACTTAGCCGGGACTTCCAAACTGGAAGTGGTTAAAGCTGGAGTCATACCCAAGTTGTCCAGATTAGAAGTTCTGGACCTGTCAAACAGTTGCTACATTTGGAAAGTGAAGGGAGCGTTTCAAGAGGAGGAAGCATGTTTTGAAGAGCTACAATGCCTGGAGCGGTTACAAGTTTTATCCATCAGATTGAAATGGAACCCGTGTTACACTCTCCAAGATACAATTACTTTCTGGATAAATGGATTAAAAGCATTCGAAATTAACGTCGGACCATCGGGATATTCTCTTTCAG GGCGAGATCTATGCCTACTCTCAGATGCCCAAAGATGCATCATGACTATGGAAGGGATTGACCTCTCGGGAGGACAGATCGGGTGGTTGTTGAGCAATGCAAGTTATCTACGCTTACTAAGTTGTGGAGGACTGAATGATATGCTACAAGACATGGTCATTAACAGTGTTTGCAGAAgctttacatatttaaaaaagcTTAAGATTAAGTACTCTTACTGCAGTTTTCAGACGAGAGGACCTGCAGCACGGTATGACCTACTACCCAATTTGGAGCAACTTAGTCTATCTGGGATAAAAGGTGTTGAAAGCATTTCAGAGCTAGCCAATCTTCTCGGATTGAGATTTCAGAGACTGAGAACATTAAATGTGTTTGCCTGTTGGCAGATGAAATATCTTCTCTCCCTAGGGAACTCCATTCGCACAATGCCGAACCTAGAAGTAATCGAGGTACAACATTGTCCCAATTTAGAAGAGCTCTTCAATTATCTTCCATTGCAGATCAATATGGCTGGTCTAGATCCTATTACCCCAAAACTACAAAAATTGTATTTGAGGAAACTTCCCAAATTAAGGAATCTTTGTAGGGATGAAAAGACCTGGCCGGGTAATAAAGTGAAGGTTGAGGTGATCGACTGCGATCTTCTGAGCACTGATCAGCAATGA